A DNA window from Hoplias malabaricus isolate fHopMal1 chromosome 5, fHopMal1.hap1, whole genome shotgun sequence contains the following coding sequences:
- the cdk2 gene encoding cyclin-dependent kinase 2: protein MSEMESFQKVEKIGEGTYGVVYKAKNKITGETVALKKIRLDTETEGVPSTAIREISLLKELNHPNIVKLLDVIHTENKLYLVFEFLHQDLKKFMDSSSVTGISLPLVKSYLFQLLQGLAFCHSHRVLHRDLKPQNLLINAQGEIKLADFGLARAFGVPVRTYTHEVVTLWYRAPEILLGCKYYSTAVDIWSLGCIFAEMITRRALFPGDSEIDQLFRIFRTLGTPDESVWPGVTLMPDYKPSFPKWALQDLAKVVPPLDDDGRDLLGQMLNYDPNKRISAKNALLHRFFRDVTMPLPPLRL from the exons ATGTCTGAAATGGAGTCCTTTCAAAAAGTGGAAAAGATTGGAGAGGGCACATACGGGGTTGTGTATAAAGCCAAAAACAAAATCACCGGAGAAACCGTAGCTCTGAAGAAAATCAGACTGGACAC TGAAACTGAAGGTGTTCCCAGCACAGCCATCCGAGAAATATCTCTGCTGAAGGAGCTCAATCATCCTAATATTGTCAA GCTACTTGATGTCATCCACACAGAAAATAAACTTTACCTGGTGTTTGAATTTCTTCACCAAGACCTCAAGAAGTTTATGGACTCCTCCTCTGTCACTGGAATATCTCTTCCACTTGTCAAA AGCTATCTGTTCCAGCTGCTGCAGGGCCTGGCATTCTGTCACTCTCACAGAGTACTGCACAGAGACCTGAAACCTCAGAATCTTCTCATTAACGCTCAAGGAGAGATCAAATTAGCGGACTTTGGGCTGGCCCGGGCTTTTGGAGTTCCGGTACGGACGTATACTCATGAG GTTGTAACTTTATGGTACAGAGCTCCAGAGATTCTCCTCGGATGTAAATATTATTCCACAGCAGTTGACATCTGGAGTTTGGGATGTATTTTTGCTGAAATG ATTACTCGGAGGGCCTTGTTTCCCGGAGATTCTGAAATTGATCAGCTTTTCCGGATTTTCCGAACTCTCGGGACACCCGACGAGTCGGTGTGGCCAGGAGTGACGTTGATGCCCGACTACAAGCCTTCCTTCCCAAAGTGGGCTCTTCAGGACCTGGCTAAAGTAGTGCCCCCTTTGGATGACGATGGCAGGGATCTCCTTGGG CAAATGCTGAACTACGATCCCAATAAGAGAATTTCAGCCAAAAACGCTCTCCTTCATCGATTCTTCCGAGACGTCACCATGCCTTTGCCCCCTTTGAGGCTTTGA